The following DNA comes from Anastrepha obliqua isolate idAnaObli1 chromosome 1, idAnaObli1_1.0, whole genome shotgun sequence.
TTTAGAAATCCCCGCAAGTGGGACAAGTACCTGATTGCTATTCACTTGGAAGTGGCCAAAACGAATCTTCTGCATACGGTCTAAGCAACTTTCGGCCTCGCCCAGTTTCTTCTGATTAACTCTCCAACATCCGTTTGGCAGAGAGCTAATGTGGGAAGGCGAATCAACCCAGGATATTTGGTTATGCGCTAGGTTTGGCGCCCGGATGAGAACTTCTTATTCTGATGAAGACTCAgctttgcgttggtttcgttaatctattttgctttctggcaggataggtgattagcctgccgctactagtcctaaatagtgggaacgcccacctgtcgttgtttaggaacaacgccttctaactgttaagcgcgccatctgtgtttcttatttttctgtcagaaggatcacacagatggttagGACTTCGCAaaattttggtgtgtctgcgctattaccgcgattgcccgcttcctcttgctggcgccattgATGCAAAGTGTAACTCtgtctttttcttttgttttttgcttgttttagcagccacaatgcaaataatgcgctgacttttgcgggagtaaggattggaaggataaggtttttaaggttgagtaatgaatttttttgttttttgttttttagaaaatagaaactaggaaagtagataagtttggaaaagtgcgaggaccgtgctttatgtGGTATTCGAAACCACAACCTCTAGGATGGCAGGTTAGTGCACTTaccgctagactaccgaggccgcttgAATAATTACTTACGAGGAtggaaaaaacgtttttcctaagaatgtttcgaaaaattgtCTGTTTTTTTGGGTTTTCGTGGAATCTAGCTATTGTGGAATCTTCTTGAAGAAACTACAGCTTTCCAACTATAGTAAACAACGGTACTGAGCGTAGTTATAatgcaataatttattttttctatatatctttttcttctgttttttctctttgaaaatatttcttatccttacaaattttttacaatatcttTAACAACTGTGCGAAATAGCGACGACAGCAAGCTTTCATAGCAGCGCTGCGTCAATTGCCTTAACCCCAGTAACAGCGTGCCGAAACGCAACCAGTTTGACTGTTGCATTGTGTAGCGCCCCAGCGACACCAATGCGCTATTCGTATAACTGTCCAACAGGACCGCATTTTCAGCACTAACAGCCAATTCTGTAAgccaacaaaatatttatgaaatccTTTTCTCCCACgtaccatacatatgtatgtatgtatgcatcacCAGAGCTTACCTTTCCGACAAAGTATTAGAGTTTCTAGGAAATTCAACTCCATCACATCGGCTCGCAGCTGTTTAGCTTCCGCAATAACGCGCCGCAATTGTGGATCACCGCAGGCATCAATCATAGCGCTTATGTCAAGGGACCAATGTGAGGCGCGCAGCACAAAACACTCATTCCACACAACACTCAAAATGGCCTCCTGTTGCACTGATGTGAGTGTACGGAATTGTTCATTACATTTAGCTTGTCGCAAGCAGGTGACTAGGATTTGTGCAAGTATTTGGAAATTCATCGTATTACCAGAAGCGATAACAGCATTCGGAACGCCAGTGTGTGGTCTTTGTACAAGTGTTGCAAAATGAGACGTTGCACAGCTGATGCCAGCATTGCGATTATTATAGCAGGCGAAACCGCTACGCGCCAATGGAGAGCTTATTGAACCATGTTTAACAGCCGCTGCTGTCGCTGTGGCCGCCTGTGTGCGTGGTCCGCGCTCCTCTTGCACAGCGGTCACGTTCATGCCGGCGGCTAGGCAGCGTTGCAACCGACAATATGGACACCAATTGCGGCGTGCTTTATCCACAATGCAATTACCTTTTGCAGCGATGCAGGTATACATTGTACCCTTGCGTACGCTGCGTTTGAAGAAGCATGAACAGCCGTCGCAGCAGAGAACTCCATAATGCTTGCCCGAACTCTGATCGCCACAGACCTGGCAAATGCTGGGTGGTGCACTTGGCGTATTCGCTGATGTGGCTGTTGGCGTAAAGTTGCTATAAATACTGGCTTTTGTTGTGCTTGTGGATTGCAGCAGAGAACTCCTAACGGCACTCTGATTTGACATGTTTCGAGGTCGCGATCAACGAATCAACTAAAGACCTCTACTAAGTTACCAAAAGCTTTTATAGCCATGAGCGCTTAGAATCTAGCGCTAGTTGCCAATGTTTTGCCTCCTATGCAGACATTTGCATATGTTTACATATCACTACGCACATCGGCAAGTAGTAATTTCCAATCACACATCCTTTACTGCTGGTTATTGTTAGCAAATGTTGTTGCatgttttgttctttttgttctttttttgtcaATCATCGCCGTGCGCCACCTCTTATAGAGCATATTTGCTTATATCCTTATGTGGTTATATTTACTTGATTGGTCAATAAGCGGTTATCCTGTCTAACAACGTGGAACTTCAAATGCAAAGCAAAGGtttgcaactttttcttaataagTCCATCAAAAACTCCTTAATGATATTTGGGGTGGTACTGACATGATGAAGAATTACAGTGTAATCTGCTTATAGTGAACTATGAAAATCTGTTTTTTGATTAGGCTAAATTTGTACTTGAACCAGTTACATATACAACAAATGTAGAGAATTGCACTCGGACTACATACCGCTTCCTATTTTCGAGTTATATCTCTATAATAATATATCTTCAATCTATTTGGTTTGCGAGTATTATTGAATAAATTGAGCAGTGTTAAAGAGCTCAGCTTTTCGCCActtaatgcaaattttccaaatatctCACACCTAACTCAACCGACAGCAGAGAAAACTAACCGAAAATGTACCGCcattgagcgattccatgtgaaggcgcgtacaccctttttgggtgtttggccgaacttctcctcctatttgtggcgtgcgtctctccactaatggagggacctacagttccaagccgactccgaatggcagatattttttatgagaagctttttcatggcagaaatatttgtttttttcttttgttttttgaatacatagttttatttattggaTCGCTTAGAAATAAGTAAGTAGGAAATAACcactaagttttaaatttttttttttctgtttttatttaaccctttcggtccgaacgggacttatatgtcccggcaatgtttgaagatacctacaattttgatgggtcaaaagacttttatttcacccattgcaactattaaacatataaaataatttgtatttccgttagcggctttccgtaccgaaagggttaaatTGGCTTTGTTAAGCTGTACATCTTCTGCATGAAGTTGTCtttcattttaacattttttatactttttttaaaaagtttatcagcaaaaaataaaaattattaagtttaaaaattatggACTAAGgttgaaaatatttatcttcTAAATTGGGTTCCACAACATAGAAACATTAAAAGTAACTGTAAGGCAGCTGAGTTAGCTAAGTTGGGCTACTCGCTCCAAATTAGTCAAGCTAAGGACGACATACCTATGCCCTTGGGAACACGTAAACTCTTAATAGACAGACAGaccattaaaacaaaaaaaaaaataataattggcgcgtacacttctgtttggctgagctcccgtcctatttgtggtgtgcgtcttgatgttgtttcacaaatggagggacctatagtttcaagccgactccgaacggcagatatttttatgaggagctttttcatggcagaaatacactcggaggtttgccattgcctgccgaggggcgaccgctattagaaaaatgtctttattaattttactttcaccgagattcgaaccaacgacttctctgggaattccgaatggtaatcacgcaccaacccattcggctacggcggccaccagaCAGACCATCAGTGTTGCTATTTTCAGCAGGAAACACTTAAACACCTGCGCTATAAGTAGACAAATGTGACTCGAGTGGTACATGGGTCCTAGGACTCTAGGAGGGCTCTAAGAATCGTAGTAGGTGTCCTACCTGGTTACTGTCTAATAGGAAGACATGCCAGTAGATTAGGGGCACCATCCAATAactactgcagaagctgtcagaaTATAGAAAAGGAAGAGACAGTCGAACACCTTCTACGCGGGTCTCTGTGTAGAAAACTTTTGTGATTGCTTGTTCTCGCTTTTCTGGACAACATTGCGAATATTGCGAATCTAAAACTAGCTAGGGTAGCCAGTTATTTAAAGGTCTCACAATGGTTTAGAGAGAATTAAGTAGGATAGTTCCGGTGATATCACAAAGAACCGCTAACTGGCCTAGGTGCGTTGAAGGGCAGCcacttcacctaacctaacctagtctaTCTctgtaactcaaaaagtaactTTTCGTTTGATACAAATTATATGTCAACCGAAAGTGGTAGAATATAGATTTCGGGCGATATCCATGAAAACTTTAGTCTTGTTCGCTCTTCCGGTTTTTTTTGTggcaataaatgcaaaagactTGGAAAGCAGACCTTTGTCTATATCTCGAAAACACTTCTACAGAAAAGTAAAAGAAACTCAAATTGGTACTCAGCTACACAAAGTTAGTTTGAAAAGGCTTTTTTAACGAAGAACTTGTTGAATGCAAATTTGCGTATTATAAGGTTTTAGCTGTTTTTTCGCACAGAAAAAGTGATAGTGTTATCTACTGTGCAGCAGCGAATGATGAGCTATGGACGATGTCATAATCAAGAATAATGGCATACCTGAgccttccaaaaaaatgaattccgttaacaacacacacacaactTGCGTTCTTCCATTCCAAAACGATCCGCCCGTTTTGGAGGACCCTATACAACTGTGTGTTCGCTTCATGGGTGTAAGCGTGACTGGCAATGTTTATTTACACAATGATTCCTAACCAATAACCACCTAGAAGACCACTTAAAATTCtcattttaacaacaaaaacatcgtCCTCCTACTTAAATTTGTGACTATTTTTTCCTACTATATTTACAGTTGTTGTGCCAGTAGTTATTGTGCAAGTGTTAGTCAATTTGTCAATTGTCACGCGTCACTGCGGTTTGATGGGTGTTACCAACAATCAAACAACAACCGACATTTTGTACCgttaataatttgtaaacaattaatttgatttgattagACCTTTGCCATCGCTGCTGATTTAAGTGTTGGCCAGTCAGTAGGTAAGCTCACACACATCCACACAaactgcatacatatgcacatatactttTACAAGTAGATGCGTACGTATTTGTTTTCGCAGTATCCGATGGGGTGTTTATGCTCAATATGTGGAAGTCCATGGGATGGGCAGTCAGTCGCTTTACGCTTCTTTGTTCAACGAATAACGTCGTTGAACTAATACTTTCTTAATAACTCCactatttattcgttttgatgATATTCGATGTAAACAGTTGACCTATCAACACATTTTCATAAGCAAGAATAAATACGGCGAACAATGAGCCATGGGTTAGGTTAGTGTGAGGATTGAGTTGGATCGAATAAATATGGTAGGCAAGGACCTTATGTTGACTAAATGTGTCATTGCATATGgtacttaaaatattaatattcattcattttattcacacacacatatgtatgtgtatatgcgtatcctattttatttgcaatatttggaaactaaaatattattgtaaataaaaatatttttggacgcTAGCATataagattaattttttttgtccaaataTACAGAggaatatattgggtatggggaTAAGTTTCCGtgctttcttagccaaagttacgaacaatttttttttttgtattaatacttttatttgcaatctattctAAGAACAATAAGCAAATTATATAACATTGTGGTTATTTGACatgtataataatatacttatatgtaatatGAATATGTTGTAAACTTATTAATAAATAGTGATTAGGTACGAAATGGGAGATCTAAAACATGTTGTCTTTTCAGTCTTATTATTTCATTGGTTTCATCTAAGAGAGTTATTGCAAGCGGGCTTTCATGATAGCTGATCCTTTGCAAATATGCTGTACTGAATCTTTTAATCTCAGTTTTTATGAAAGGAATATGTAAGTCTGAATGAATGGCTTTATTGGCAATGAACCAGGGTGCACTCGTTATCAATCGAAGGGTTTTCGACTGATATCTTTGTAAGATTTCTATATTAGAATTAGAGGCTGTTCCCCAAAGTTGTACGCCATATGTCCATACTGGCTTCAATAAGgctttgtataataataatttggtttCAAGGTAAAGTGGTGACTTAGGTCCAAGTAACCAATAaagttttcttgttttaatgtttaattGGTTAGCTTTAGCTTGTATTTGACACTTCCATGTTAATCGCTTGTCTAGGTGTAAGCCTAAATATTTTACACTGTTACATTTACAGATTTGTTGGTATTAACTTTAATCTTCCAGCAGTCTAACCAGACCTGCAAGTAATTCAATGCAATTTGTACTAGTGAGGTAGATTCGGTTGGAGAATAACTTGATGCAAGAAAAGCGGTATCATCAGCATATGTTGCAATAAGTATATTTTCAGTTACTGGCATATCTGATGTGAAAATAGTATAAAGAACTGAACCGAGtacgcttccttgaggtaccCCAGCTTTGATGTATGCAATGCTAGATGTTTCATCTTTCACTTTCACGTAAAATGATCTTTCAGTAAGATACGATTTTAGAATTAAATATATCTGTGaggggaaaatttttttcaatttgtataaaaGACCAtgatgccaaactttgtcaaatgctTGTTGGATATCCAAAAAGACAGCTGAACAATACTCTTTTCTCTCGAAAGAATCAACAATGAAGTTAACCACTCGGTGGCATTGTTCGGGAGTTCCATGGTGTcggcgaaaaccaaattgatattCAGGTGTTATATTAGGTTGTTTTAAAGTTGGCGATATTCTCCGTAAAAATATTCTCTCAAATATTTTAGAGAAAAGTGTCAGTAAACTTATTGGTCTGTAAGACGTTACTTCATTTTCAGGCTTATTTGGCTTGGGAATCATAACAATTTCCGCGCATTTCCATTGTGTAGGAAAATGGTTTAATCTTAATATAGCGTTGTAAATATGTGTCAGCAGcataattccttttttttggtAAACACTTTGCCACTTTAGAATCAATTTTATCATAGCCTggtgatttatttttacttaagctTTCTATTTCGGTACGAATTTCTGCAAGTGTAATATGCTTAATTGGCAACGATAGTTGGCACGGGACATCGAGAAATTGAAGAACGTCAGAGTCGTTTTTGTTACTGCTGTTAAAGGCtatgaaagttttttctagATGCTTTGCAAAAGCATCAGCTTTGCTCTTATCTGTTCTGCACCATCTATCATTGCAATCTTTAATAGGTACCCTTCTCTTCTTTGGGTGTTTTAGGTACTTCGTTGCCCTCCATATTTTATAATCATCATTATTATTGTCATTAAGGTTTTGAATGTAGATTGAGATCGATTTATTTCTAAAGTCTTTCAATTTGTCTTTGAGTTCACTAGTGGTTTTATTTAGAACTGTTTTATCTCTTGGATTTCTACTAGTTTGCCATTTCTTTCGTAATCGTCTCTTTTGTTGAATTAACCgtctgatttctgcagaaacATGAACAGAGGTATGTCGACTatcgttgttatttttttttaggtgtAGAGGCAAGAGCTGCATAATGTATCAAAGCAGATAAACTTTCAACAGCATTGTCGAGTTCACAGTTAAATAaaacatgatattatgtgaagtatgtgccattggaaacTACAACTTTAcaccatctttcaggcagcatacggattcctctgacgaaaaattcgagttcttttgactcgATCCATTCcgattcattgagccagtttgcgatgctctcgtaagaagtgaaccactCTTCAATaaaggctgactgcattgatcggaacagatgtaATCCGAAGGTGTAAAATCTGGGTAATACAGCGGGTGAGACAAGATGTCctaattcagtccctctaaatatttctggttcAATTTAGCaatgtgtggcctggcgttgtcatgcaacaaaatcagtttgtcatgtctaccgttccattccggccgctcagagctcgattcaaacgcattagctgcagtcggtaacgattgccagtaatggtttcagatggtttaaggagttcataatagatgacacccttctgatcccaccagatgaaCAACATAGcatgaatactttttttcgcTGTAGATGTGACttgttcacctggcaggctgcAACATCTTCCACGCttagaaaatcttttttttctgccgttcaagaagcatctcacacgccaCCAAAAGTCtatccttcaattgatgtggcacccagtcaCCTGCTTGGAcctctggaccattcccatcgcgtgcaaataTTTACCGAAAGtcgatctgtcaacatccaactctttagacatattatCAAGTGTTCgatatgcgtcttcatccaataattgttgtagttgagtatcttcgaattttgtCGGTGCCTCTTCACGATCTTTATCACTTACAtcaaaattgccactttggaagcgtcgaaaccacgctttacaagttgtatttcatGGAGCGTAAttgccgtaaatattgatcaatatacgacacgtttcagctgcacttttctttaaaaggtaataataaagcatgacttcccgcaaatgctgaacgacgtagacatttttgacgtcagatgaAAAAGCATATCTACGCTTTAAAAGAATGTCAACTATTGCGATCGAGAccacacatatacaccttccaaccaccagtatattactagagcaaacacaaaaatagtatcaacagCGGCATCTTGAATGACATTCATGTTTTGGGACGGTAAAGACATGCTCCGTTGAAGGGACGACACCCAACCCAAAAGACGACAACCAACCCACCTAGACCCAAATAGCTTTTCGAACTTTTTGGACATTTGGCAAAGGAAGATTTAGTCATTCGCCGTTTGGAAGTTGACAACTCTCTTAATCCAGGTAacgttatggttttcactcaaggtggcaaggctattcctgctttgtttcaccagtttagaggttgttgcaGCCGAATCCAGTGCCAGGATTGCAACTTGACTGTTAAAAAGATTATTGCCCTTAAAAGCGAAATCCGCAATTAGCAGCCTACAAGCTTCCACgtttgccagtacttccgcctggaagacactgcaggcattagaaagacgtacagatttttcaattgtaaaactatgagaatatatacttGCTCCACATATACCAACACCACAGCCAATTTGTAGAGGCATCTGCTTAGACTGTAGTCCCgcagttgtttagtgagaatcccttactcCATTCCACCTGAGATGGAaaaagagtggcaaaattcctgttGAATGTTAGCTTCGGGACAATGTAGTCCGCCCTCTCCGAGGTGTACtaagtttgtcgcaataataaaCTGACATGAATAACgttttttccttccagcgacgGACTTCGTTTAACCTAATCTTCTTGATAAGTAGATCTATCGGAATAACGTGCGTCAGTGCGTTAAGAACCTCCCTAGGATATAAGCTGATTGCACCGATCGCTATTGCAccggctgatctttgtattctgccaagcgatttgttgttgtaatctctccctagagTTTTCCTCCAGACTACCGatccatattttaaaattggtcgcataaccgccttatacaaccataatgtataaGTAaacttaggttgaagaccccgtCTCCTTTCTAGCATatgtttacaggcatataaagcaattttgctttctttacccgttcttcagtgtttaatttccagctaagtctggagtccagaattacccctaagtactttgcactggttgaaaaTGAGAGAGTTTGTCCATTAATATTTGTTAGTGTAAAAATTGGTACCTTGTGTCTGCTCGTAAATAACATaggttctgttttacgcgcgtTTCAACTTAGGCCATATCTGGTGGCCCAGGAACTAAGCTCGACTAGCGCCCATTGAATGTTACCACTGATCATATTAGGACACAGTTCCGATGCCATTAGCAGCATATTAGAGCAGAGTGTTaagatttaagaaattttatggGGCTAAGCactttggaggatggttccatgtgtagaagtccacgcaagtggggaaagttactgatcgccattcacttgggagtggccaggacgattcttctacatatggttcaagcagctcacaatgtccgggattagcccacgtatcctctggttagcttccgaacacccgttcgggagtgagctaaagtgagaaggcgaagcatcccagcatagctggttgtgcgctgggtttgggacccgccacttaaaaagctcccccaatgaaaacagcaacaaagcctcggatgagaacttccaacactgatgacgacccctgcaaacgaaataaggaatacgatttgagggcatgcacctggaatgtccggtcccttaatggggaaggtgtctctgcccggctggttgatgtcctcgtgagagtaaaggctgacatcactgccatccaagagatgcgatggacggggcaaggtaagaaaaacataggaccttgcgacgcctactacagctgccatgtaaaggagcgcaaattcggtgtcggatttgttgtgggagagagacttcgtcgccaagtactgtcgttcactccggtggacgagcgtctcgcaacaatccgtatcaaagcgcgattttttaacatctcgctaatttgcgcccacgccccgacggaagagaaggacgatgcgaccaaggattctttctatgagcgcttggaacgttcctatgagcgctgcccccgccacgacataaaaatcgtgcttggcgacttcaacgccagggtgggcaaggagggaatttttggtcccacagtcggaaaattcagcctgcacaacgaaacatccggtaacggacagaggctgatcgacttcgccggggcccgaaacatggtagtctgtagcaccagattccagcataagaagattcaccaagctacctggctgtctccagatcgaaaaacgcgaaaccagatcgatcatgttgtgatagatggaagacacgcttctagtgtattagatgtacgtacgatccgaggacccaacatcgactcggatcattaccttgttgcagccaaactgcgcacacgcctctgtgcagcaaaaaacgtacatctacctacgcaaagaatgttcgacatcgaaaagctgcaatcacaacagacagccagaagattcgccactcgactctcactcctgctctcggagagcactgcccaacacaccggcatgcgggagcaatggagcaacatttctcgttccctacgtaccgccgccgaagaagaaatcggattccggcgagcccgaaaaaacaattggtacgacgaggaatgtcatgctgccgccgaaagaaaagatgccgcctatagagccacgctgcgatcgggcgcaacgcgagccatgtgggatcgctacagagagctaaaaaaggaagagagacgtattatccgacagaagaaacgagaggccgaaatacgtgagtgcgaggagcttgagatgctggccaataggaacaacgcccgaaaattttaccagaaagttcggcggcttacagaaggttttaagaccggggcgttgtcctgtaagaacaaagacgacgatctggtgactgacgtacagagcaatcttaaattatggagggaatacttctcgaacctgttaaacggtgacagctgcgcatgtcatagagaatgtgaagatcccgataccccaatcgttgacgacggaattgtcgttccgttacccgaccatgacgaggtgagaatagcaatatcacggttaaagaacaacaaagccgcgggc
Coding sequences within:
- the LOC129251623 gene encoding retinoic acid receptor RXR-beta — encoded protein: MSNQSAVRSSLLQSTSTTKASIYSNFTPTATSANTPSAPPSICQVCGDQSSGKHYGVLCCDGCSCFFKRSVRKGTMYTCIAAKGNCIVDKARRNWCPYCRLQRCLAAGMNVTAVQEERGPRTQAATATAAAVKQRPHTGVPNAVIASGNTMNFQILAQILVTCLRQAKCNEQFRTLTSVQQEAILSVVWNECFVLRASHWSLDISAMIDACGDPQLRRVIAEAKQLRADVMELNFLETLILCRKELAVSAENAVLLDSYTNSALVSLGRYTMQQSNWLRFGTLLLGLRQLTQRCYESLLSSLFRTVVKDIVKNL